Proteins encoded by one window of Brevibacterium atlanticum:
- a CDS encoding response regulator encodes MTAQAHADFVERVPGFEVAGICLSGHDAIERFDELDAAGTPVDIVLLDMNLTDSHGLEVAGRLNSRGKDVDIIAITAVRHLQVIRSAISTGITQYLIKPFTFAMFREKLENQREFRRGLTGSGLLATQASVDNALSALRSVSSTRLPKGLIAETLTAVADVVRETGPTGAGGSAAGSGVSATEVGARLDLSRVTVRRYLEHLVATKQAVKQPRHGTPGRPEYEYRWV; translated from the coding sequence ATGACCGCGCAGGCGCATGCGGACTTCGTCGAACGGGTGCCCGGGTTCGAGGTGGCTGGGATCTGCCTGAGCGGGCACGACGCGATCGAACGGTTCGACGAACTCGACGCTGCGGGTACGCCTGTCGACATCGTTCTGCTCGATATGAACCTCACTGATTCGCACGGGCTCGAGGTCGCCGGGCGGTTGAATTCGCGCGGGAAGGACGTCGACATCATCGCGATCACCGCGGTGCGGCACCTGCAGGTGATCCGGTCGGCGATCTCGACGGGGATCACGCAGTACCTCATCAAGCCGTTCACCTTCGCGATGTTCCGGGAGAAGTTGGAGAATCAGCGGGAGTTCCGGCGCGGACTCACCGGATCCGGGTTGCTGGCGACGCAGGCGTCGGTGGACAATGCGCTCTCCGCACTGCGGTCGGTGTCATCGACCCGGTTGCCGAAGGGACTCATCGCCGAGACCCTGACTGCGGTGGCTGATGTAGTGCGCGAGACGGGGCCGACAGGCGCAGGTGGGTCGGCGGCTGGGTCGGGGGTGTCTGCCACCGAGGTGGGGGCGCGCTTGGATCTCTCCCGCGTGACAGTGCGCCGCTATCTCGAGCACCTGGTGGCGACGAAGCAGGCAGTCAAGCAACCCAGGCACGGAACCCCGGGCCGACCGGAGTACGAATACCGCTGGGTGTGA
- a CDS encoding choice-of-anchor G family protein, producing the protein MFPSRLLSATDQEDIPMWRTMKMLGGRPTTGRKIAAGTVAAATAVGLTLLTTAPGVADEKNPKEDSEAFGQLIDADLLSEDAVDALSAYSSSPSNDAEDSTPLNLEVLQSLGLELPGVDLPLISNEGGDGLLELGEAGALNSYGHASAADAAKASAGAVGKDGALNLDDINNGEFGNAKVDLTSLLRQLDLDGATDQIVDELSLELGAIGSTAESDGETTDSEYVVADGTLTVSSPAVGDLSGSLTDAIDGVGGSLDDAIGNEGLVDELAGLGLDVDAGLATVKVGGEDTKVSVDTGDALNSVVENVVNKKLEDESGIVSIDLAKGDIKIDLAKVVKGADGEDLNGLDPNTQVLTADTTKKITDAVADALGALSGRVNETLTDALNDVHLNIALPASITAAGIPAADGKVTVDATLGQLAGTDDTEPVVNTDLSLAGVPVGTVVNAITGPVVKAVLGVTKPIIGGVLDSTTEDVTGAVTDLVDPVLDGLDPVLSGLNQVVDLTINEQSPNPSGGQASAQSSLESSRVDGENGPGFTVNAVSLELLPESDAIDVDLASSSVRATADEAPGDDDADADDSAAADQDDTTDADASADPDADADPDASAADDADSNVNVNAAASASASADADDDSNPAAQAASEAAADDDANDSASAEADENAEAAAESAATEDASSNTSADATSDPNASSQKASNAAADADNSDSTNAESSAAADADPAAAASAASTADSSNEASVEAAANADDSAAADSTDEANASAASDDDADAAEASASADGDEADTSSDESASASASASADVEAGASADASDNSDGGNLPRTGADGTLAMAGFAALLIAGGAAAVYATRRHRNRSGL; encoded by the coding sequence ATGTTTCCGTCCAGACTGCTGTCTGCGACTGATCAAGAAGATATACCGATGTGGAGGACTATGAAGATGCTCGGAGGCCGGCCCACGACCGGCCGCAAGATCGCTGCGGGCACGGTGGCTGCCGCAACCGCAGTGGGGCTGACCCTGCTGACGACGGCACCTGGTGTGGCCGATGAAAAGAATCCGAAAGAGGACTCAGAGGCCTTCGGGCAGCTGATCGACGCGGACCTGCTTTCCGAGGATGCCGTTGATGCACTCTCGGCCTACAGCAGCTCTCCTTCCAACGATGCCGAGGACAGCACACCGCTGAACTTGGAAGTCCTGCAGTCCCTCGGGCTCGAACTCCCGGGCGTCGACCTCCCGCTCATCAGCAATGAGGGCGGCGACGGACTTCTCGAACTCGGCGAGGCGGGGGCGCTCAACTCCTACGGACACGCTTCGGCCGCTGACGCGGCTAAGGCCAGCGCCGGTGCTGTCGGCAAGGACGGTGCGCTCAACCTCGACGACATCAACAATGGTGAATTCGGCAACGCCAAGGTCGATCTGACTTCGCTCTTGCGCCAGTTGGACCTTGACGGTGCCACTGACCAGATCGTTGACGAGCTCAGCCTCGAACTGGGTGCGATCGGATCGACCGCCGAGAGCGATGGTGAAACCACCGACTCCGAATACGTCGTCGCCGACGGAACCCTCACTGTCTCCAGCCCTGCTGTGGGTGACCTCTCCGGTTCACTCACCGATGCAATCGACGGTGTCGGCGGTTCCCTTGACGACGCCATCGGCAACGAAGGGCTGGTCGACGAACTCGCCGGCCTCGGCCTCGACGTCGATGCGGGACTCGCCACTGTCAAGGTCGGCGGAGAGGATACAAAGGTCTCCGTCGATACCGGCGATGCGCTCAACAGCGTCGTCGAAAACGTGGTCAACAAGAAGCTCGAGGACGAATCAGGAATCGTCTCGATCGATCTGGCCAAAGGCGACATCAAGATCGACCTCGCCAAGGTCGTGAAGGGTGCCGACGGTGAGGACCTCAACGGTCTGGACCCGAACACTCAGGTGCTGACCGCCGACACCACGAAGAAGATCACTGACGCAGTTGCCGACGCCCTCGGTGCGCTGTCGGGCCGGGTCAACGAGACTCTGACCGACGCACTCAACGATGTTCATCTCAACATCGCGCTGCCCGCGAGCATCACGGCCGCCGGAATCCCCGCGGCCGACGGCAAGGTCACTGTAGACGCCACGCTGGGCCAGCTGGCCGGTACCGACGACACCGAGCCTGTCGTCAACACTGACCTGTCATTGGCCGGCGTACCTGTCGGTACTGTGGTCAACGCCATCACCGGACCGGTCGTCAAGGCAGTCCTCGGTGTCACGAAGCCGATCATCGGGGGAGTCCTCGACTCGACGACTGAAGACGTAACCGGTGCTGTCACCGATCTCGTCGATCCCGTCCTGGACGGACTTGACCCGGTCCTCAGCGGCCTCAACCAGGTCGTCGACCTCACGATCAACGAGCAGTCGCCCAATCCCTCGGGTGGACAGGCGTCGGCTCAGTCCTCGTTGGAGTCGAGCCGGGTTGATGGCGAAAACGGCCCCGGATTCACCGTCAACGCTGTGAGCCTGGAACTGCTTCCCGAGTCCGACGCGATCGATGTCGACCTCGCGTCGTCCTCGGTTCGCGCGACGGCTGACGAAGCCCCGGGCGACGATGACGCAGATGCCGATGACAGCGCTGCTGCCGATCAGGACGATACGACTGATGCAGACGCTTCGGCTGACCCCGATGCGGACGCTGACCCGGATGCTTCGGCAGCCGATGATGCTGACTCGAACGTCAACGTGAATGCGGCGGCCTCGGCTTCGGCGTCCGCAGATGCCGACGACGATTCGAACCCAGCTGCCCAGGCGGCGTCAGAGGCGGCTGCCGATGACGATGCCAACGATTCAGCGTCGGCAGAAGCTGACGAGAATGCCGAAGCGGCAGCCGAATCGGCAGCCACTGAGGACGCATCTTCGAACACCTCGGCTGATGCGACTTCCGATCCGAACGCTTCGTCACAGAAGGCATCGAACGCCGCAGCCGATGCGGACAACTCGGATTCGACGAACGCTGAATCCTCGGCCGCTGCCGATGCTGATCCGGCTGCAGCAGCATCCGCGGCATCAACTGCTGACTCGTCCAACGAGGCTTCGGTTGAGGCTGCTGCCAATGCCGACGATTCGGCTGCAGCGGATTCGACCGACGAGGCAAACGCCTCGGCAGCATCCGATGACGACGCTGACGCTGCGGAAGCCAGCGCTTCGGCTGACGGCGACGAGGCAGATACCTCGTCCGATGAAAGCGCCTCTGCCTCCGCAAGCGCGTCGGCCGATGTCGAAGCCGGTGCAAGCGCGGACGCTTCGGACAACAGCGACGGTGGCAACCTTCCGAGGACAGGTGCAGACGGCACCCTGGCCATGGCCGGTTTCGCCGCATTGTTGATCGCCGGTGGTGCGGCCGCGGTCTACGCGACTCGCCGTCATCGTAATCGCAGTGGCCTCTGA
- a CDS encoding HTTM domain-containing protein, with protein MHDTTAEAVARPRAVVKISSGEEVTGWMRATDVELDHSTDKPFPPRSAGLGIGVASDLKGSWDDQPEDQKAIVKLDSFRGGDSVDRLTTKLREYEDPDGAVGGYLDSEHVATAYATQVARAVWGDDVRTASAKIDSANMEIVPLSTQARTAVARGWDRLEVLLTGRYHATYGLAVTRILIGLTGLGLILTNFNARHYAFGVGNAWSGEIADPKSDFPDIWLFSLFHRAVTVPPLFTAMMIGLAILAIVITLGWRTRIVLPFYLVLWVSFIELNDGAGDQGDNAYRMFLIALLFADTTRRWSLDARRRARRSRRVLSVDGVAGDAFGTDPDAHGTAVGSQRRWVLIMANNLAIVVLAFQVCAIYMSGGLYKAGGAAWQHGFAVYNPLQTQQFGTWPVLSDLVTAWGPMVVVISWASVLFQCAFPFMLFNRWTRIAGLLGILSFHLGIALLMGLPWFSLTMIAVDAIFIRDNSFANLDARLQSWWHSDSPGSRHSVRAADLPTGNEHSTKSGVF; from the coding sequence ATGCACGATACGACGGCTGAGGCCGTTGCCCGGCCTCGTGCGGTGGTCAAGATCAGCAGCGGGGAAGAAGTCACCGGGTGGATGCGGGCAACCGATGTCGAGCTGGACCATTCGACCGACAAGCCCTTCCCACCGCGATCGGCCGGGTTGGGCATCGGCGTGGCTTCGGATCTGAAGGGGTCCTGGGATGACCAGCCGGAGGATCAGAAAGCGATTGTGAAGCTTGACTCCTTCAGAGGCGGCGACTCCGTGGACCGTCTGACGACGAAACTCCGCGAGTACGAGGACCCCGATGGTGCTGTCGGTGGGTACCTCGACAGCGAACATGTGGCCACAGCATATGCGACTCAGGTCGCGAGAGCCGTGTGGGGTGACGACGTGCGCACCGCCTCGGCGAAGATCGATTCGGCGAACATGGAGATTGTGCCGCTCTCGACCCAGGCGCGCACGGCGGTCGCACGAGGTTGGGATCGGCTCGAGGTTCTGCTCACCGGGCGCTATCACGCGACCTATGGCTTGGCAGTGACGCGGATCCTCATCGGATTGACCGGACTCGGCCTCATCCTCACGAATTTCAACGCCCGTCATTACGCCTTCGGCGTCGGAAACGCCTGGAGCGGAGAGATCGCGGATCCGAAGAGCGACTTCCCGGACATCTGGCTGTTCTCCCTGTTCCATCGGGCGGTGACGGTTCCCCCGCTGTTCACGGCAATGATGATCGGCCTGGCGATCCTCGCCATCGTCATCACTCTGGGCTGGCGCACGCGGATTGTTCTGCCGTTCTACCTGGTACTGTGGGTCAGCTTCATCGAACTCAACGACGGCGCCGGTGATCAGGGCGACAACGCCTACCGGATGTTTCTGATCGCTCTGCTCTTCGCCGACACCACTCGACGGTGGTCGTTGGACGCGCGTCGTCGAGCTCGCCGATCTCGCCGAGTCCTCAGCGTCGATGGCGTGGCAGGTGACGCATTCGGCACCGATCCCGATGCACATGGCACAGCAGTCGGAAGCCAGCGGCGGTGGGTGCTGATCATGGCCAACAATCTCGCCATCGTGGTCCTCGCCTTTCAGGTGTGTGCGATCTACATGTCCGGCGGTCTGTACAAGGCCGGTGGTGCTGCGTGGCAGCATGGTTTCGCCGTCTACAACCCGCTGCAGACCCAGCAGTTCGGCACATGGCCGGTGCTCTCGGATCTTGTCACGGCGTGGGGTCCGATGGTGGTGGTCATCTCCTGGGCATCTGTGCTGTTCCAATGCGCCTTCCCGTTCATGCTCTTCAACCGTTGGACGAGGATCGCCGGGCTTCTCGGAATTCTGTCGTTCCACCTGGGGATCGCGTTGCTGATGGGATTACCGTGGTTCTCGCTGACGATGATTGCTGTCGACGCGATCTTCATCCGGGACAACAGCTTCGCCAATCTCGATGCACGCTTGCAGAGTTGGTGGCACTCCGACTCGCCGGGGTCGAGACATTCGGTCAGGGCTGCCGACCTGCCCACTGGGAACGAGCATTCGACAAAGTCGGGTGTCTTTTGA